The nucleotide sequence CGGCGACGCTGCTGACCATGGCGACGGCATGACGCCCGGATGTCGCGGCAGACGGCGACGTCGGCGTCGCCGGAGAGGACCGACACGATGATGTTCGCCGCCCCGAACGGTCGGCACCGTCTCGCGAGGGGACACGCGCCGGCGCTCATCGCCGCCATCCTCCTGACGGGCCCGATCGCCGCAGCCGACGGGCCGACGGCCCAGCGCCTCCTCGAGGACGCCGACCGAGCGCGGGGAGGGCTCGCCGCCGGCATCACGTGGAACGTCACGCTCACGACGACCGAGGACGGCAGGACGTCGGCGCGCACGTTCCTCGTCAAGGCGCGCGGCAACGACGCGCTCGCCGAAGCGCTGTCGCCGCCGCGCTACAAGGGCGAGATCATGCTGTTCAACGACCGCACGATCTGGTTCCACAAACCGGGCCTGCGCAAGCCGGTCTCCATTTCGGCCAGACAGCGCCTCTCTGGCGACGCCGCCAACGGCGACATCGCGAGCACCAACTACGCGCGCGACTACGAGGGCACCATCGTCGGCGAGGAGGACGTCGACGGGGAGCCAACCTATCGGCTGGAGCTGAAGGCCCGGGCGCGCAACGTGACCTACGATCGCATACGGTACTGGATCTCGAAGGCACGTCACCTCGGGGTGAAGGCCGAGTTCCTCACCGTCGGCGGCGACGTCTTCAAGACGGCGACGTTCCTGTACGGCAACCGCCTGAAGGCCGATGGGCGAGAGTTCGACTTCGTGAGCCGCATGACGATTCGCGACGCGACGGGTGCCGGCACGACGACGGTCCTCGAGTTCGGTGCCCCGAAATCGGAGACGCACGCGGCGTCGCTCTTCAACATCAACAACGTGGTGCGTTGATGACAGGGTCGGCCGTCGCGCCGCTCGCTCGCAT is from Acidobacteriota bacterium and encodes:
- a CDS encoding outer membrane lipoprotein-sorting protein, with product MMFAAPNGRHRLARGHAPALIAAILLTGPIAAADGPTAQRLLEDADRARGGLAAGITWNVTLTTTEDGRTSARTFLVKARGNDALAEALSPPRYKGEIMLFNDRTIWFHKPGLRKPVSISARQRLSGDAANGDIASTNYARDYEGTIVGEEDVDGEPTYRLELKARARNVTYDRIRYWISKARHLGVKAEFLTVGGDVFKTATFLYGNRLKADGREFDFVSRMTIRDATGAGTTTVLEFGAPKSETHAASLFNINNVVR